A single window of Sphingobacterium sp. ML3W DNA harbors:
- a CDS encoding DUF1572 family protein: MNYLEDVQRLFLYYKQLVDSTLNQLSDSQLFWRYNEESNSVAVLIQHISGNMRSRFTDFLTSDGEKEWRNRDAEFELIDEDKTRLFLEWNEAWENLFATLKTLEFDDLSKIVHIRNQGHTVIEAINRQLAHYPYHVGQIVMLGKMMKGNNWRSLSIPKGESGVYNAVRFTQGRHMEHFTDEMLRHLDG, from the coding sequence ATGAATTACTTAGAGGATGTTCAGAGATTGTTTTTGTACTATAAGCAGTTAGTTGATAGTACTTTGAATCAGTTGAGTGATAGCCAGTTGTTTTGGCGTTACAATGAGGAGAGTAACAGTGTTGCTGTTCTTATCCAGCATATTTCCGGAAATATGAGGTCTCGTTTTACGGATTTTTTGACTTCGGATGGTGAAAAAGAATGGCGTAACCGGGATGCTGAGTTCGAGTTGATAGACGAAGACAAAACAAGGTTGTTTCTAGAATGGAATGAAGCGTGGGAAAATCTGTTTGCTACTTTGAAAACCCTAGAGTTTGATGATTTGAGTAAGATCGTTCATATTCGGAATCAAGGGCATACTGTTATAGAGGCTATTAATAGACAGTTGGCACATTATCCTTATCATGTGGGACAGATTGTGATGCTGGGAAAAATGATGAAAGGGAATAACTGGAGATCCTTATCTATTCCAAAGGGAGAGTCTGGAGTTTATAATGCTGTGCGGTTTACACAGGGCAGGCATATGGAACATTTTACCGATGAGATGTTGCGACATTTGGATGGTTAG
- a CDS encoding MBL fold metallo-hydrolase, protein MEMRKTVLLAMMLFCTTAYSQTFEVVPLGVYGGNHEDNLSSYLIGEYQNNAYLALDGGTINAGIRKAIALKTFNEPASRVLKDYIKGYFISHGHLDHLAGMIINAPADAPKSIYATPGMIDVLKNHYFIDATWANFGNEGTLPIRKYRYKRLYLGEVDSVENTNMTIQAFDLSHVSPMRSSAALVSIAGSSVLYLGDTGADRVEGTKDLEYLWKAIAPIVIAKQLKALMIEVSFPNAQSEKLLFGHLTPALLSEEMEKLAQFTGKEALRELNVVITHMKPEAGQVEEIKRELMEDNPLALNYIFPEQGRRLIF, encoded by the coding sequence ATGGAAATGAGAAAGACGGTTCTACTTGCTATGATGTTATTCTGTACTACGGCTTATAGTCAAACTTTTGAAGTCGTTCCGTTAGGTGTTTATGGAGGTAATCATGAAGATAATCTTTCTTCCTATTTAATCGGTGAATACCAAAATAATGCATATTTAGCATTGGATGGAGGGACTATTAATGCGGGTATTAGAAAAGCAATTGCATTAAAAACATTCAATGAGCCAGCTTCCAGGGTGTTGAAGGATTATATTAAGGGCTATTTTATATCACACGGGCATTTAGACCATTTGGCGGGTATGATAATTAATGCACCTGCTGATGCTCCTAAAAGTATCTATGCAACACCAGGGATGATCGATGTATTGAAAAATCATTATTTCATTGATGCTACTTGGGCTAATTTTGGAAATGAAGGAACCCTGCCTATTCGTAAATATCGATATAAAAGATTGTATCTAGGAGAGGTGGATTCAGTAGAAAACACCAATATGACGATACAGGCTTTTGATTTGAGTCATGTGAGTCCAATGAGAAGTTCTGCAGCTTTGGTAAGTATAGCGGGATCTTCCGTATTATACTTAGGAGATACTGGTGCGGATCGTGTGGAGGGAACCAAAGATTTGGAATACTTATGGAAAGCTATTGCACCAATTGTAATAGCTAAGCAACTAAAGGCATTGATGATCGAAGTGTCATTTCCGAATGCACAATCTGAAAAACTACTTTTTGGCCATTTGACTCCTGCACTTTTAAGTGAAGAAATGGAAAAGTTAGCTCAATTTACGGGAAAAGAGGCTTTACGAGAGCTGAACGTTGTCATCACGCACATGAAACCTGAGGCCGGTCAAGTTGAAGAGATTAAGCGGGAGTTGATGGAGGATAACCCTTTAGCTTTAAATTATATTTTCCCAGAACAAGGTAGGCGATTAATCTTTTAG
- a CDS encoding acyltransferase family protein — MKFRNDIGALRALAVLAVVFFHFKIPYFDGGFSGVDIFFVISGYLMTKIVLSGFEKQNFSFKEFYIKRATRIIPALLFLLIGVILIGGFILLPNDLQQLGNNSFFSSLFISNIDYYLHSGYFDIASQNNILLHTWSLSVEWQFYLLFPILLYPFRNSYSDNKIRFIVFFSSLTAISVAFNHYFNNTNPSFSFYMFPTRAWEMLIGGLAFLTEGHIRKSITSPLRKILAFLGYCTLITCILTLNEENISWPSYYTLFPVVATFLIIVTQCDFKVLAFKPIQWIGKLSYSLYLWHWPIYVFSIYLGLNKPFITLPIFVLSLALACLSYYFIESNKKFNKIRFTLTCTSGVVAAAALVMLFPYKELKTNKEIQHLTNYNTNYRKHDLAKQFRKGSCHLDIDNTFDQYDVEFCASIDTTKRNILLLGDSHAGVFAQSLKEQLATEDAHLLQATVSTSYPLLDPKGPKASCELINYMYQSFIPKNAKDIDEVILVGFWGSQQYPDETLKIKLREVIQYFKDKKIPLKMIGQTPSYTIIFPNILALQLKNSSIREKNYVEARSTHINNFLKTFVSEDIYIDIYNLPDVKKYNGQDPYMHDDDHLSKYGADQIVRYLLRNKLI; from the coding sequence ATGAAATTTAGAAATGACATAGGAGCATTGCGTGCTTTAGCAGTATTAGCAGTAGTTTTTTTCCATTTCAAAATTCCTTACTTCGACGGTGGGTTTAGCGGAGTGGACATCTTTTTCGTCATCTCTGGATATCTAATGACAAAAATCGTGCTTTCTGGATTCGAAAAACAAAACTTCTCCTTTAAAGAGTTTTATATAAAGAGAGCCACCCGAATCATTCCAGCTCTGCTATTCCTCCTTATTGGGGTAATCTTAATAGGAGGTTTTATTTTACTTCCCAACGACTTACAGCAACTTGGAAACAACTCCTTCTTCAGTAGCCTCTTTATTTCCAATATCGATTACTATCTCCATAGTGGATATTTTGACATTGCATCCCAGAACAACATACTGCTACATACCTGGTCACTATCCGTTGAATGGCAATTCTATCTTTTGTTTCCAATATTGCTTTATCCCTTTAGAAATAGCTATTCAGATAATAAAATAAGGTTTATCGTCTTTTTTAGCAGCCTCACAGCAATATCCGTGGCGTTCAACCACTATTTCAATAATACAAACCCATCTTTCAGCTTTTACATGTTCCCAACTAGAGCTTGGGAGATGCTCATTGGCGGGCTTGCATTTCTGACCGAGGGACATATACGAAAATCCATAACTTCCCCTTTAAGGAAAATATTAGCTTTTCTTGGATACTGTACCCTGATCACATGCATTCTCACTCTGAACGAGGAAAATATCAGCTGGCCTTCTTACTATACCCTCTTTCCAGTTGTTGCGACATTCTTGATTATCGTGACACAGTGTGATTTCAAAGTATTGGCTTTTAAACCTATCCAGTGGATAGGAAAACTATCTTACTCTTTATATTTATGGCATTGGCCAATTTACGTATTTTCCATATACCTGGGTTTGAACAAACCCTTCATCACCCTACCCATATTTGTCCTTTCGCTTGCTTTAGCCTGTTTATCATATTATTTCATTGAATCCAATAAAAAATTCAATAAAATTCGCTTCACACTGACCTGCACTTCGGGCGTCGTGGCAGCAGCAGCATTAGTCATGTTATTTCCATACAAAGAATTAAAAACAAATAAGGAGATACAGCACCTCACCAATTATAATACAAATTACCGAAAACACGATCTTGCCAAACAATTTAGAAAGGGCAGTTGTCACCTTGATATTGATAACACCTTCGATCAATACGATGTTGAGTTCTGCGCAAGTATTGATACCACTAAAAGAAATATTCTCCTTCTTGGTGATAGCCATGCGGGCGTTTTTGCACAGAGCCTAAAAGAACAGTTAGCAACAGAAGATGCTCACCTATTGCAAGCAACCGTTTCGACCAGCTACCCCCTTCTAGACCCAAAAGGGCCAAAAGCCTCTTGCGAACTGATCAATTACATGTATCAATCATTTATTCCTAAAAATGCTAAAGATATAGACGAGGTCATTCTCGTTGGATTTTGGGGATCGCAACAATACCCAGATGAAACCTTAAAAATCAAACTGCGAGAAGTAATACAATACTTCAAGGACAAAAAAATCCCACTCAAGATGATTGGGCAAACACCAAGTTACACCATCATCTTTCCAAACATATTGGCTTTGCAATTAAAAAACAGTAGTATAAGAGAAAAGAATTACGTCGAAGCAAGGTCTACACATATCAATAATTTTCTCAAGACGTTCGTCTCAGAAGATATTTATATCGACATTTATAATTTACCTGATGTAAAAAAATACAATGGCCAAGACCCATATATGCATGATGACGACCACTTATCCAAATACGGAGCCGATCAAATTGTTCGCTATTTATTAAGAAACAAATTGATTTAG
- the rpsL gene encoding 30S ribosomal protein S12 — protein sequence MPTIQQLVRKGRVALVDKSKSPALDSCPQRRGVCTRVYTTTPKKPNSAMRKVARVRLTNGKEVNAYIPGEGHNLQEHSIVLIRGGRVKDLPGVRYHIIRGALDTSGVAGRNQRRSKYGTKRPKPGQAAAAPAKGKKK from the coding sequence ATGCCTACTATTCAACAATTAGTTAGAAAAGGTAGAGTAGCTCTGGTTGACAAGAGTAAGTCACCAGCGTTGGACTCATGTCCACAGCGAAGAGGTGTATGTACACGTGTATATACTACTACCCCTAAAAAACCAAACTCAGCAATGCGTAAAGTAGCTCGTGTACGTTTAACAAACGGTAAAGAGGTTAACGCTTACATCCCAGGAGAAGGTCACAACTTACAAGAACACTCAATCGTTTTGATTCGTGGTGGTCGTGTTAAGGATTTACCAGGTGTACGTTACCACATTATCCGTGGTGCATTAGATACTTCAGGTGTAGCAGGTCGTAACCAACGTCGTTCTAAATACGGAACTAAGCGTCCTAAACCAGGACAAGCAGCGGCTGCGCCAGCAAAAGGTAAAAAGAAATAA
- the rpsG gene encoding 30S ribosomal protein S7, with translation MRKSKPKKRIILPDPKFNDTQVTRFVNNMMYDGKKSTAYEIFYNAIELVEQKTSESGLEAWKKALNNVMPAVEVKSRRVGGANFQVPMEVRPERKIALGMKWLISYSRRRGEKTMFEKLAGEIISASKGEGAAVKKKEDTHKMAEANKAFSHFRF, from the coding sequence ATGAGAAAATCAAAACCAAAAAAGAGAATCATTTTACCTGATCCAAAGTTTAACGACACTCAGGTAACTCGTTTTGTAAACAACATGATGTATGATGGTAAAAAATCTACAGCATATGAAATTTTTTACAATGCGATTGAATTAGTAGAGCAAAAAACTAGCGAAAGTGGTTTAGAAGCTTGGAAAAAAGCTTTAAACAACGTTATGCCAGCTGTAGAGGTTAAATCTCGTCGTGTTGGTGGTGCTAACTTCCAAGTTCCTATGGAAGTTCGTCCTGAGCGTAAAATTGCTTTGGGTATGAAATGGTTAATTTCATATTCACGTAGACGTGGTGAGAAAACAATGTTTGAAAAATTAGCAGGAGAAATCATTTCAGCTTCTAAAGGTGAAGGTGCTGCTGTTAAGAAGAAAGAAGATACGCATAAAATGGCGGAAGCTAACAAAGCGTTCTCACACTTCAGATTCTAG
- the fusA gene encoding elongation factor G, which yields MARDLKLTRNIGIAAHIDAGKTTTTERILFYSGVSHKLGETHEGSATTDWMAQEQERGITITSAAVTVFWNYRGKKYNVNVIDTPGHVDFTVEVNRSLRVLDGLVFLFSAVDGVEPQSETNWRLADNYKVPRIGFVNKMDRSGADFLKVVKQVKEMLGSDAVALQLPIGAEDNFEGVVDLINNRGIVWNEHDKGMTFREVPIPADMLDEVAEYREKLLEAVAGYDESLMEKFFEDPNSLTEAEILKALRAAVLDNAIVPMVCGSSFKNKGVQTMLDFVMELLPSPMDSEGVVGTNPDTGVEILRKPDVNEPFTALGFKIATDPFVGRLCFIRAYSGKLDAGSYVLNTRSGNKERISRIFQMHANKQNPIPFIEAGDIGAVVGFKDIKTGDTLCDEKHPIVLESMNFPEPVIGLAIEPKTQADIDRLGIGLGKLAEEDPTFVVKTDEETGQTVISGMGELHLDILIDRLKREFKVEVNQGAPQVAYKESITGTSEHREVFKKQSGGRGKFADIKVVISPADADYDLSKSPLQFVNEIVGGKIPKEFIPSVQKGFEVSMKNGVLAGFQLSGMKVRLIDGSFHAVDSDSLSFELAARSAYREALPKCSPVLMEPIMKVEVLTPEENMGDVMGDLNRRRGLMQGLDTRNGAQVIKALVPLSEMFGYVTQLRTITSGRATSTMEFDHYEEAPRNVTEDIVAKAKGKLKGE from the coding sequence ATGGCAAGAGATTTAAAATTAACTAGAAATATTGGTATCGCTGCACACATCGATGCTGGTAAAACTACAACAACCGAGCGTATCCTTTTTTATTCTGGTGTAAGCCATAAATTAGGTGAGACGCACGAAGGTTCAGCAACAACTGACTGGATGGCACAAGAGCAAGAGCGTGGTATCACAATTACTTCCGCTGCTGTTACTGTATTCTGGAACTACCGTGGAAAGAAATACAACGTTAACGTTATCGATACTCCTGGACACGTGGATTTCACGGTTGAGGTAAACCGTTCATTACGTGTATTAGACGGATTAGTATTCTTATTTTCTGCAGTTGATGGTGTTGAGCCTCAATCAGAGACTAACTGGAGACTTGCTGATAATTACAAAGTTCCACGTATTGGTTTCGTAAACAAAATGGACCGTTCAGGTGCTGATTTCTTGAAAGTTGTGAAACAAGTAAAAGAAATGTTAGGCTCTGATGCTGTTGCTTTGCAATTACCTATCGGTGCTGAAGATAACTTCGAAGGTGTTGTTGATTTAATCAACAACCGTGGTATCGTTTGGAATGAACATGATAAAGGTATGACTTTTAGAGAAGTGCCTATTCCAGCAGATATGTTAGACGAAGTTGCTGAATACCGTGAAAAGTTATTAGAAGCAGTAGCTGGTTATGATGAGTCATTGATGGAGAAATTCTTCGAAGACCCTAATTCATTAACAGAAGCTGAAATCTTGAAAGCTTTACGTGCAGCAGTATTAGATAATGCTATCGTTCCTATGGTTTGTGGTTCATCTTTCAAAAATAAAGGTGTTCAAACAATGCTTGACTTCGTTATGGAGTTATTACCATCACCAATGGATTCAGAAGGTGTAGTTGGTACTAATCCTGACACTGGTGTAGAAATTCTACGTAAACCAGATGTTAATGAGCCATTCACAGCATTAGGTTTCAAAATTGCTACTGACCCATTCGTAGGTCGTCTATGTTTCATCCGTGCTTACTCAGGTAAGTTAGATGCTGGTTCTTATGTATTGAACACGCGTTCAGGCAACAAAGAACGTATCTCTCGTATTTTCCAAATGCATGCGAACAAACAAAACCCTATCCCTTTCATCGAGGCTGGTGATATCGGTGCTGTTGTTGGTTTCAAAGATATCAAAACAGGTGATACTTTATGTGATGAAAAACACCCTATCGTGTTAGAGTCAATGAATTTCCCTGAGCCAGTAATCGGTTTAGCTATTGAGCCAAAAACTCAAGCTGACATTGATAGATTAGGTATTGGTCTTGGTAAATTAGCTGAAGAAGATCCTACATTCGTCGTTAAAACTGACGAAGAAACTGGTCAAACAGTTATCTCTGGTATGGGTGAGCTTCACTTAGATATCTTAATTGATCGTTTGAAACGCGAATTCAAAGTTGAGGTTAACCAAGGTGCTCCTCAAGTAGCATACAAAGAGTCTATCACTGGTACTTCTGAGCACCGTGAGGTATTCAAAAAGCAATCAGGTGGTCGCGGTAAATTTGCGGATATCAAAGTTGTGATTTCTCCAGCTGATGCAGATTACGATTTAAGTAAATCACCTCTTCAATTCGTCAACGAAATCGTTGGTGGTAAAATTCCAAAAGAATTTATCCCTTCAGTTCAGAAAGGATTTGAAGTATCAATGAAAAACGGTGTATTAGCAGGTTTCCAATTATCAGGAATGAAAGTTCGTTTGATTGATGGTTCATTCCACGCAGTCGATTCAGATTCATTATCTTTTGAATTAGCAGCTCGCTCTGCATACCGTGAGGCATTACCTAAATGTTCTCCAGTGTTAATGGAGCCTATCATGAAAGTGGAGGTTTTGACACCAGAAGAAAACATGGGTGATGTAATGGGTGACTTAAACCGTCGTCGTGGTTTAATGCAAGGTTTGGATACACGTAATGGTGCTCAAGTTATTAAAGCATTAGTTCCACTTTCGGAAATGTTTGGTTATGTAACTCAATTACGTACTATCACTTCGGGTCGTGCAACTTCTACAATGGAATTTGATCACTATGAAGAGGCTCCACGTAACGTTACAGAAGATATCGTTGCAAAAGCAAAAGGTAAATTAAAAGGAGAATAA
- the rpsJ gene encoding 30S ribosomal protein S10: MSQRIRIKLKSYDYNLVDKSAEKIVKTVKPTGAVVSGPIPLPTEKKIYTVLRSPHVNKKAREQFQLCSYKRLLDIYSSNSKTVDALMKLELPSGVEVEIKV; encoded by the coding sequence ATGAGCCAAAGAATCAGAATCAAATTGAAATCATACGATTACAATTTAGTTGACAAATCAGCTGAGAAAATCGTAAAAACAGTAAAACCTACAGGTGCAGTTGTTAGTGGTCCTATTCCATTACCTACTGAGAAAAAAATCTATACAGTTTTACGTTCTCCACACGTTAACAAAAAAGCGCGTGAGCAATTCCAATTATGTTCATACAAGAGATTGTTAGATATTTATTCATCTAACTCTAAAACTGTTGATGCATTGATGAAACTTGAATTACCTTCAGGTGTTGAAGTAGAAATCAAAGTGTGA
- a CDS encoding AI-2E family transporter, with translation MTKFLALPFYIKLTCTLISIITLGYLAKIGATILVPFILGLLLALLLVPVSNFFEKKLKFPRTVAGIVTVLLFFGFVGFGFYMLASQLSMIKDDWPAFKEQILAGFQNVQIWVTDHFGVMHNEQMDIINKTASKSLDSGTLLLGTALLSLSSLFILLVFTFLYTFFLLIYRSHIVRFLLLLNNEEHHDIVLDVVGQVQYVVKKYLIGLLLQMLIVSTLVFAALSIIGVKYSLLLAIITGVFNVLPYIGIFTSILVIALLTFATSTFTHVLVVIVALIIIHLIDSNFIVPKVVGSKVKVNSLFAMMAIIVGELIWGISGMFLAIPILAICKIVMDRVKELKPWGFLLGEEDNKGNTYSKILKSMSPKKNQ, from the coding sequence ATGACGAAGTTTTTGGCCTTGCCATTTTATATAAAATTAACCTGTACGTTAATTTCTATTATTACCTTAGGATATCTTGCTAAGATAGGGGCAACTATATTAGTGCCCTTTATTCTAGGATTACTTTTAGCATTGCTTTTGGTTCCCGTCAGTAATTTTTTTGAAAAGAAATTGAAATTTCCAAGAACTGTTGCAGGGATTGTGACGGTTTTGCTTTTCTTTGGTTTTGTTGGTTTTGGGTTTTACATGCTTGCTTCACAATTGTCCATGATAAAAGACGATTGGCCAGCTTTTAAAGAACAAATTTTGGCGGGCTTTCAAAATGTTCAAATTTGGGTTACAGACCATTTTGGAGTGATGCATAATGAGCAAATGGATATTATAAATAAAACGGCTTCCAAATCACTGGATAGTGGAACACTGCTATTGGGTACAGCCTTACTCTCTTTATCATCGCTGTTTATTTTATTGGTATTTACTTTTCTTTACACCTTTTTCTTGTTGATTTATCGTAGTCACATCGTCCGTTTTCTTTTGCTGCTCAATAATGAAGAGCACCATGATATTGTATTGGATGTTGTCGGGCAAGTGCAATATGTCGTTAAAAAATACTTGATAGGTTTATTGTTGCAGATGCTCATTGTATCTACGCTAGTATTTGCAGCTTTGAGTATCATAGGAGTGAAATACAGCCTTCTGTTAGCCATTATCACGGGCGTATTCAATGTGTTGCCATATATTGGTATTTTCACATCAATCTTAGTCATAGCGCTGCTTACATTTGCGACATCAACATTTACACATGTCTTGGTCGTAATCGTTGCCTTGATTATTATCCATCTGATTGATAGTAATTTTATTGTCCCGAAAGTAGTAGGGTCTAAAGTGAAAGTTAACTCGTTATTTGCGATGATGGCGATTATTGTGGGAGAGTTGATTTGGGGGATTTCGGGTATGTTTCTAGCTATCCCAATCTTGGCCATTTGTAAAATTGTCATGGATCGTGTTAAAGAATTGAAACCTTGGGGATTCTTACTTGGTGAGGAAGATAATAAAGGGAATACGTATTCGAAGATACTTAAATCAATGAGTCCTAAAAAGAATCAATAA
- a CDS encoding porin family protein, with amino-acid sequence MKKLLLTLGAAFLLAAGAQAQSGLGYGLRAGVNIPKYSINDGSTKSNTGFFVTGYLDAPISPNFSIQPGLSLQNKGGKWEPTSSSETKESVMSLDIPVNLVVKLPTGGAGNFFVGAGPYVGFGLSGKRKGEVLDGAIKGDRDINFGSDATDDLKRTDFGVNFLAGYQLTSGFQINAGYGLGLTNLDPRPNGTAKNRVWSIGLGFGI; translated from the coding sequence ATGAAAAAGTTATTACTAACATTAGGTGCAGCATTTTTATTGGCTGCTGGTGCTCAAGCACAAAGTGGATTAGGATATGGGCTCCGTGCGGGGGTAAACATTCCTAAATATTCTATAAATGATGGGAGTACAAAATCAAATACAGGCTTCTTTGTAACAGGATATTTAGATGCGCCTATTTCACCAAATTTCTCCATCCAGCCAGGATTATCTTTACAAAATAAAGGAGGGAAATGGGAGCCGACTTCTTCAAGTGAAACTAAAGAAAGCGTTATGTCTCTTGATATTCCGGTAAATTTAGTTGTTAAGCTGCCTACAGGTGGAGCAGGTAATTTCTTTGTTGGAGCCGGTCCATATGTTGGATTTGGTTTAAGTGGAAAGCGTAAAGGAGAAGTTTTGGATGGAGCTATTAAAGGAGATAGAGACATTAATTTTGGCAGTGATGCAACTGATGATTTAAAACGTACAGATTTTGGTGTAAATTTCTTGGCGGGTTATCAATTGACTAGTGGTTTTCAAATTAATGCAGGTTATGGCCTAGGTTTGACTAACTTAGATCCGAGACCAAATGGTACGGCAAAAAACCGTGTTTGGTCAATAGGTCTTGGATTCGGAATTTAA
- a CDS encoding copper homeostasis protein CutC, which translates to MGKEISINGYELEICSNSPQSACYAAQGGATRVELCQNLENGGTTPSYGQIVQTRRLVDIGIHVLIRPRGGDFVYSDLEFEEILADIQFCKKEGCDGVVIGVMCKDGTVDVKRTKALVEAARPMHVTFHRAFDKCVDPFTSLDVLIGLGIGRVLTSGLQNRAEDAVALLKQLVAHAAGRIVIMPGAGVDSSNMEMILKATGVTAIHSSAKETISSQMIFDRAEVAGMNEPIFSTSKEKVHQLVDILKKE; encoded by the coding sequence TATGCAGCACAGGGAGGAGCGACACGAGTTGAACTATGTCAAAATTTAGAGAACGGCGGGACTACGCCTTCGTATGGTCAAATTGTTCAGACGAGAAGATTGGTAGATATTGGGATACATGTTCTGATTCGTCCAAGGGGTGGAGATTTTGTTTACTCTGATTTGGAATTTGAGGAAATATTAGCTGATATCCAATTCTGTAAAAAGGAGGGCTGTGACGGTGTTGTTATAGGAGTTATGTGTAAGGATGGGACTGTTGATGTAAAGCGAACTAAAGCATTGGTAGAGGCTGCTAGACCGATGCACGTGACGTTCCATCGTGCATTTGACAAATGCGTTGATCCATTTACTTCCTTAGATGTCCTGATTGGATTAGGAATAGGTCGTGTATTGACATCAGGATTGCAAAATAGAGCGGAAGATGCTGTTGCCTTATTGAAGCAGTTAGTTGCGCATGCTGCAGGTAGAATTGTTATCATGCCCGGTGCTGGCGTGGATAGCAGTAATATGGAAATGATTTTAAAAGCTACAGGTGTGACGGCTATTCATAGCTCGGCAAAAGAAACAATATCATCGCAAATGATATTTGATCGTGCAGAGGTCGCTGGAATGAACGAACCTATCTTTAGCACATCAAAAGAAAAAGTCCACCAGTTGGTAGACATCCTTAAAAAGGAATAG